Proteins from a genomic interval of Microbacterium esteraromaticum:
- a CDS encoding carbohydrate kinase family protein, whose product MSETQRRAVVIGDALIDEIRDAGGVRELVGGAALNVAVGLRRLGVPTTLIAMVGDDEPGAHIREYLRDHGVELITSPAPRGSSRAVVTWSPSGEPQYAFNEAAQRRSIRYGVDARAALSAADVVAISCFPFDVPSEVDALVDALGDSRVTVDPNPRAGMLSDRAEFVRGFERLAATADLVKVGGDDVELLYDGDLDALRARLRTMGAGAVLATAGAAGAVLESDAGVFTAPVASLPGAIVDTVGAGDATLAAVAAGLADGAPMSDAGWQGLLDWAMQIAAATVRAEGGLLRTPDALGHPERGVFGS is encoded by the coding sequence ATGAGCGAGACACAGCGACGGGCGGTCGTGATCGGTGACGCCCTGATCGACGAGATCCGGGATGCCGGTGGTGTGCGCGAACTGGTCGGCGGTGCTGCGCTGAATGTGGCCGTGGGGCTGCGGCGGCTGGGCGTCCCGACGACGCTGATCGCGATGGTCGGCGATGACGAACCGGGCGCACACATCCGTGAGTACCTGCGTGATCACGGTGTGGAACTCATCACCAGCCCGGCGCCGCGGGGGTCATCCCGCGCTGTGGTCACGTGGTCGCCGAGCGGCGAACCCCAGTACGCGTTCAACGAGGCCGCGCAGCGGCGTAGCATCCGATACGGTGTCGACGCGCGCGCGGCGTTGTCCGCGGCCGACGTCGTGGCGATCAGTTGCTTCCCCTTCGACGTGCCGTCTGAGGTCGACGCGCTCGTCGACGCGCTCGGCGATTCTCGTGTCACTGTTGATCCGAATCCGCGTGCGGGCATGCTCAGCGACCGCGCGGAGTTCGTGCGCGGCTTCGAGCGCCTTGCGGCGACGGCTGACCTGGTCAAGGTGGGCGGCGACGACGTCGAGTTGCTCTACGACGGTGATCTTGACGCTCTGCGCGCTCGCTTGCGTACGATGGGGGCGGGGGCGGTGCTGGCGACGGCGGGAGCGGCCGGGGCGGTGCTGGAGTCGGATGCCGGTGTCTTCACGGCGCCGGTGGCGAGCCTGCCCGGTGCGATTGTCGACACGGTGGGCGCGGGTGATGCCACGCTCGCGGCCGTCGCTGCGGGGCTCGCTGACGGTGCGCCGATGTCGGATGCCGGGTGGCAGGGGCTACTGGACTGGGCCATGCAGATCGCGGCGGCGACGGTGCGTGCCGAGGGGGGACTGCTGCGCACGCCCGATGCTCTGGGCCACCCCGAGCGCGGCGTATTCGGTAGCTGA
- a CDS encoding bile acid:sodium symporter family protein, translated as MGSALTTIGLPVALGIIMLGLGLSLTPADFARVLKQPKAVVVALACQLLLLPVICFGLVLAFQLPPVLAVGMMMLAASPGGTTANLYSHLFRGDVALNISLTAVNSVIAVITLPVITNFAIWYFEPFDDQLGLQWSKALEVFAIVLLPVAAGMLIRRFWPRFAQGMDKPVRIASVIILVVVIAGAVASNWQLLVDNFARLALITVLFCLISLAVGYWVPRMLKIGTRQAIASSFEIGIHNATLAIVIAQSVLGSMELSLPAAVYGVLMFFVAFGFGFLIREKRPVAEPVPEAAS; from the coding sequence ATGGGATCAGCGTTGACCACCATCGGATTACCCGTCGCCCTCGGGATCATCATGCTCGGCCTCGGGCTGAGCCTCACGCCCGCCGACTTCGCGCGCGTTCTCAAACAGCCGAAAGCGGTGGTCGTCGCGCTGGCGTGCCAGCTGCTGCTGTTGCCGGTGATCTGCTTCGGACTGGTGCTGGCGTTTCAGCTGCCGCCCGTGCTGGCGGTGGGCATGATGATGCTCGCGGCGAGCCCGGGCGGCACTACCGCGAATCTGTACAGCCACCTGTTCCGGGGTGATGTCGCGCTGAACATCTCGTTGACCGCGGTCAACTCGGTGATCGCGGTGATCACACTCCCGGTGATCACCAACTTCGCGATCTGGTACTTCGAGCCGTTCGACGACCAGCTGGGGCTGCAGTGGTCGAAGGCGCTGGAGGTCTTTGCGATCGTGCTGCTGCCCGTGGCGGCGGGAATGTTGATCCGCCGGTTCTGGCCGCGCTTCGCGCAGGGCATGGACAAGCCGGTGCGCATCGCGAGCGTGATCATCCTGGTCGTTGTCATCGCCGGCGCCGTCGCGTCGAACTGGCAGCTGCTGGTCGACAACTTCGCCCGTCTCGCGCTGATCACGGTGCTGTTCTGCCTCATCAGTCTCGCGGTCGGGTACTGGGTGCCGCGGATGCTGAAGATCGGCACACGCCAGGCGATCGCGTCGTCGTTCGAGATCGGCATCCACAACGCCACACTCGCGATCGTGATCGCGCAGTCGGTGCTCGGCTCGATGGAACTCAGTCTGCCGGCAGCGGTCTACGGCGTGCTGATGTTCTTCGTGGCGTTCGGGTTCGGTTTTCTGATCCGTGAGAAGCGGCCCGTAGCGGAGCCGGTGCCGGAGGCGGCTTCATAG
- a CDS encoding FBP domain-containing protein produces the protein MRPLTEEQVRAAIRNADADEIAEIGMPHDFLLTDWDYLDFLAWRDPESSRRGIVIVERDGVAQGIVLRATDPARVRSGMCNICRSLQPGNQVALLTARRAGAKGRRGDSAGTYICADLSCHENVRLAHPLAPNEVRASGQADRRLDGTRHRMEDFVARVLADE, from the coding sequence ATGCGACCGCTGACCGAAGAACAGGTGCGTGCGGCGATCCGCAACGCGGATGCCGACGAGATCGCTGAAATCGGGATGCCCCATGACTTCCTCCTCACCGATTGGGACTACCTGGATTTCCTCGCCTGGCGGGACCCCGAGTCCAGCCGGCGCGGCATCGTGATCGTCGAGCGCGATGGTGTCGCGCAGGGGATCGTGCTGCGTGCCACCGACCCGGCGCGGGTGCGTTCAGGTATGTGCAACATCTGCCGCTCGTTGCAGCCGGGCAATCAGGTGGCGCTGCTCACTGCGCGCCGTGCCGGCGCGAAGGGGCGCCGTGGCGATAGCGCGGGTACCTACATCTGCGCAGACCTGTCGTGCCACGAGAACGTGCGCCTGGCGCATCCGCTGGCTCCGAATGAGGTGCGGGCTTCGGGCCAGGCCGATCGGCGGCTCGACGGAACCCGGCATCGCATGGAGGACTTCGTCGCCCGGGTCCTCGCCGATGAATGA
- a CDS encoding enoyl-CoA hydratase/isomerase family protein → MSDPILFTVDDGLARLTLNRPASLNAFDADLAMAWRDVTAEAVGRDDVRAILLDAAGRAFCAGGDVVAMATTMGSGADITSLAHVINEGILSLTQSAIPVVAAAHGTTAGGGLGILMCSDYAVVGASSKIGSLYANIGLTPDLSVSAQLARAVGERRALQLVLQDRLLSAEEAVEWGLVAEAVAGADADAEADAVRARAEQIARFWLAGAAGAYGQAKRLVRSQPSRSFAEQLAEEARSIGAAFETADAKARVAGFAASRAGGR, encoded by the coding sequence ATGAGCGACCCGATCCTGTTCACCGTCGACGATGGCCTTGCCCGTCTCACGCTGAACCGTCCCGCCAGCCTGAACGCGTTCGACGCCGATCTGGCCATGGCGTGGCGCGATGTCACCGCCGAGGCGGTCGGCCGCGACGACGTGCGGGCGATCCTGCTCGATGCCGCCGGCCGCGCGTTCTGCGCCGGGGGAGACGTGGTCGCGATGGCCACGACCATGGGCAGCGGAGCTGACATCACCTCGCTCGCACATGTGATCAATGAGGGCATCCTCTCGTTGACGCAGTCGGCGATCCCGGTGGTCGCCGCCGCGCACGGCACCACGGCGGGCGGTGGTCTGGGCATCCTGATGTGCAGTGACTACGCCGTCGTCGGCGCGAGTTCGAAGATCGGCAGCCTGTACGCGAACATCGGTCTTACACCCGACCTGTCGGTCTCGGCGCAGCTCGCGCGCGCCGTCGGCGAGCGCCGCGCGCTGCAGCTGGTGCTGCAAGATCGCCTGCTGAGCGCCGAGGAGGCCGTGGAGTGGGGCCTGGTCGCCGAGGCCGTGGCAGGGGCGGATGCTGACGCCGAGGCGGATGCCGTTCGCGCGCGTGCCGAGCAGATCGCCCGATTCTGGCTGGCCGGAGCTGCCGGCGCGTACGGACAGGCGAAGCGTCTGGTCCGCTCGCAGCCGTCGCGCTCGTTCGCAGAGCAGCTCGCCGAGGAGGCGCGTTCGATCGGTGCGGCGTTCGAGACGGCGGATGCCAAGGCTCGCGTCGCCGGGTTCGCTGCGTCGCGCGCGGGCGGTCGCTGA
- a CDS encoding inositol monophosphatase family protein, giving the protein MTATHVGELVADIAREAGDLAKRRRTEGVSLAATKSTLADIVTEADREVEQLIRDRIRSERPDDGFLGEETGAERGASGLTWVVDPIDGTVNYAYGIPTYSVSIAVVEGEPNPESWQGVAAAVCAPGLGELFTAARGEGAWLDGIRLSVTTETPAGALLATGFGYDPATHDGDLAMVRQVMPIARDLRRMGSAAIDLAYVAAGRLDGYFERGLNPWDFAAGAILVHEAGGLVSRLELDAPRPMVIAGGPAVHAALQRAVSGIGNLM; this is encoded by the coding sequence GTGACCGCGACGCATGTCGGCGAGCTCGTCGCCGACATCGCCCGCGAAGCCGGCGACCTTGCCAAGCGCCGGCGCACCGAGGGCGTCTCGCTGGCCGCGACGAAGTCGACGCTGGCCGATATCGTGACCGAGGCCGACCGCGAGGTCGAGCAGCTCATCCGCGACCGGATCCGCAGTGAGCGTCCGGATGATGGCTTTCTGGGGGAGGAGACCGGCGCTGAGCGCGGAGCCAGCGGGCTGACCTGGGTCGTCGATCCCATCGACGGCACCGTGAACTACGCCTACGGCATTCCCACGTACTCGGTCAGCATCGCCGTCGTTGAGGGCGAACCGAACCCCGAGAGCTGGCAGGGTGTGGCGGCCGCCGTGTGCGCCCCCGGCCTCGGCGAGCTGTTCACAGCGGCGCGCGGCGAGGGGGCCTGGCTCGACGGCATCCGACTTTCCGTCACGACCGAGACGCCCGCCGGAGCCCTGCTGGCGACCGGTTTCGGGTACGACCCGGCCACGCACGACGGTGACCTGGCGATGGTGCGGCAGGTGATGCCGATCGCGCGCGACCTGCGCCGGATGGGGTCGGCCGCGATCGATCTGGCCTACGTCGCAGCCGGACGCCTGGATGGTTACTTCGAGCGCGGTCTGAACCCGTGGGACTTCGCGGCTGGTGCGATCCTGGTGCATGAGGCGGGCGGTCTCGTCAGCAGGCTGGAGCTGGATGCGCCCCGTCCGATGGTGATCGCGGGTGGCCCGGCAGTTCATGCCGCATTGCAGCGTGCGGTCAGCGGCATCGGCAATCTCATGTGA
- a CDS encoding M23 family metallopeptidase, producing the protein MPTRRANRLRTAPQAGSADSATPDAAQIATDAAAAAEKVATAVSTAATSRRARRLAASGTPTAQPMTAPAEVVASATQSTPVESVTVVPESVSLAHPIFEEAVPAGTAPVAVDSAPQSATPVVAAPVVASDDVASDVDAFAAASEMFGFVAIEDDAEAVSGAEVEAPSEPTVPVADEPVVEGAAPLHMVKPRPRRMLRRVVAAGASFGVMGVAGLIAVSMTLPVSAVAASQGADARTSTSLATAGDQASQQVADGEIQAFVASSDVEGDALARSDDFSSVSLSQVAAEEGIKFSESLYTNDPDAAIQWPFIVGVAMSSPYGPRWGRLHAGIDLVPGNGAPIQAIADGVVRTASEAGGAYGVNVYIDHVIDGQVVTSHYAHMQYGSLQVQSGQKVKVGDIIGKVGNTGRSYGAHLHFEIIINGSQIDPLPWMRENAGRYEY; encoded by the coding sequence GTGCCCACGCGTCGCGCCAATCGACTTCGCACCGCCCCGCAGGCGGGTTCAGCGGACTCGGCAACTCCGGACGCCGCACAGATCGCGACAGACGCAGCCGCTGCGGCCGAGAAAGTCGCGACTGCCGTGTCGACGGCCGCGACCAGTCGTCGCGCACGACGTCTGGCGGCCTCCGGTACGCCGACCGCGCAGCCGATGACCGCCCCCGCTGAGGTCGTCGCCAGCGCCACGCAGTCCACTCCGGTCGAGTCGGTCACCGTTGTTCCCGAATCGGTTTCTCTAGCGCATCCGATCTTCGAAGAGGCGGTTCCCGCCGGAACGGCCCCCGTCGCGGTTGACTCCGCTCCTCAGAGCGCCACCCCAGTCGTTGCGGCGCCCGTCGTCGCGTCCGACGATGTTGCCTCGGATGTCGACGCGTTCGCGGCGGCATCCGAGATGTTCGGCTTTGTGGCTATCGAGGACGACGCCGAGGCCGTCTCAGGGGCTGAGGTCGAGGCGCCGTCTGAGCCGACCGTTCCCGTCGCGGACGAGCCGGTTGTCGAGGGCGCAGCGCCACTGCACATGGTGAAGCCACGCCCACGGCGGATGCTTCGACGCGTCGTCGCAGCGGGAGCCAGCTTCGGTGTGATGGGCGTTGCTGGATTGATCGCCGTCTCGATGACGCTTCCCGTCAGTGCCGTGGCTGCGTCGCAGGGAGCGGATGCTCGTACATCGACCTCGCTGGCCACAGCCGGTGATCAGGCGAGTCAGCAGGTCGCGGACGGTGAGATCCAGGCGTTCGTCGCCTCGTCGGACGTCGAGGGCGACGCTCTCGCGCGGTCGGATGACTTCTCCAGCGTGTCGCTCAGTCAGGTCGCCGCAGAAGAGGGCATCAAGTTCTCCGAGAGCCTTTACACGAACGATCCCGATGCGGCGATCCAGTGGCCGTTCATCGTCGGTGTAGCGATGAGCTCGCCGTACGGGCCGCGCTGGGGTCGTCTGCACGCGGGTATCGACCTCGTGCCCGGTAACGGTGCTCCGATCCAGGCGATCGCCGATGGTGTCGTGCGTACGGCGTCTGAGGCGGGTGGTGCGTACGGTGTGAACGTCTACATCGATCACGTCATCGATGGTCAGGTCGTCACGAGCCACTACGCGCACATGCAGTACGGGTCGCTGCAGGTTCAGTCCGGCCAGAAGGTCAAGGTCGGCGACATCATCGGCAAGGTCGGCAACACCGGTCGGTCGTACGGTGCGCACCTGCATTTCGAGATCATCATCAACGGTTCGCAGATCGATCCGCTGCCGTGGATGCGCGAAAATGCGGGTCGATACGAGTACTGA
- a CDS encoding DUF3375 domain-containing protein — protein MTGTRAEAAYIRSLAAFRTPTLGLLHGRHAPFVVSALTTLFSADRPAVPIADAHAEVAAALDDLRAAGYDDDDRRIPAGTGREVCRTWAKQGWLVQQIDDDVEVYRLSAHAVEALEITGRTGAGRTRVSNSRVRTLLETVERLSDSAEADPIKRIVRLTAERDAIDAEILRVQAEGTVDVDDEELHEQAENVLHLARELPADFTRVAESLKQMQRDVVAHLRRDERPTGEVLREYLQRARDVMQSTPEGRAFAGALRLIGDPERIDALNEQLHTLLAQPFARHMDSAQRIEFDAIGRRVELGVEEVLAAQRRASHVITGQVKTHDPLRDRQIDDLLRDVISGLHDWARTAPATAPVDPVRSLPLIDLGRLRQSVGDVRPPGAPAPLADADDVEYVEGDSRSWGGPRYDELEAYVAGLGDVFDLGEAFVGAPEDTRRPVDLVGLLEIAHRNGMTEGDQVSTVETLRPDGTTRRFAFASVTAHALKEDDDD, from the coding sequence GTGACAGGTACGCGTGCCGAGGCGGCATACATCCGCTCTCTTGCAGCGTTCAGAACCCCGACCCTGGGGTTGCTGCACGGTCGCCACGCGCCGTTCGTCGTCTCAGCGTTGACGACGCTGTTCTCAGCGGATCGCCCCGCGGTGCCGATCGCCGACGCGCACGCCGAGGTCGCTGCGGCGCTCGACGACCTGCGCGCGGCGGGCTACGACGACGATGACAGGCGCATTCCGGCGGGCACGGGGCGTGAAGTGTGCCGCACATGGGCCAAACAGGGCTGGCTGGTGCAGCAGATCGATGACGACGTCGAGGTGTACCGACTCTCGGCGCACGCGGTCGAGGCGCTCGAGATCACCGGGCGCACCGGCGCTGGGCGCACGCGCGTGTCGAACTCGCGGGTGCGCACGCTGCTTGAGACGGTCGAGCGACTGTCGGACAGCGCCGAGGCCGACCCGATCAAGCGCATCGTGCGGCTGACGGCCGAGCGTGACGCCATCGACGCCGAGATCCTGCGCGTGCAGGCCGAGGGCACGGTGGACGTCGACGACGAGGAACTGCACGAGCAGGCCGAGAACGTGCTGCACCTGGCGCGTGAGCTGCCCGCCGATTTCACCCGCGTCGCGGAGTCGCTGAAGCAGATGCAGCGTGATGTCGTTGCGCACCTGCGACGCGACGAGCGTCCCACGGGGGAGGTGCTGCGCGAATACCTGCAGCGCGCCCGCGACGTGATGCAGTCGACGCCCGAAGGGCGGGCCTTCGCGGGGGCCCTGCGCCTGATCGGCGACCCCGAGCGCATTGACGCGCTCAACGAGCAGCTGCACACGCTGCTCGCGCAGCCGTTCGCCCGCCACATGGATTCCGCACAGCGCATCGAGTTCGACGCCATCGGCCGCCGTGTCGAGCTGGGTGTCGAAGAGGTGCTGGCGGCGCAGCGACGGGCATCCCACGTCATCACGGGCCAGGTGAAGACGCACGACCCGCTGCGTGACCGCCAGATCGACGATCTGCTGCGCGACGTCATCTCTGGGCTGCACGACTGGGCCAGGACGGCTCCGGCCACGGCGCCGGTCGATCCGGTGCGCAGCCTGCCGCTGATCGACCTCGGTCGGCTGCGGCAGAGCGTGGGAGATGTGCGTCCGCCGGGTGCTCCGGCTCCGCTGGCGGATGCTGACGACGTCGAGTACGTCGAGGGTGACTCGCGTTCGTGGGGCGGGCCGCGCTACGACGAGCTGGAGGCGTATGTCGCCGGGCTCGGCGACGTGTTCGATCTGGGTGAGGCCTTCGTCGGCGCTCCGGAGGACACCCGCCGGCCGGTCGACCTCGTCGGCTTGCTGGAGATCGCGCACCGTAACGGCATGACCGAGGGCGACCAGGTGTCGACCGTCGAGACTCTGCGTCCCGACGGCACGACGAGGCGGTTCGCATTCGCGTCGGTCACGGCCCACGCACTGAAGGAGGACGACGATGACTGA
- a CDS encoding DUF4194 domain-containing protein, giving the protein MTDTTTVSDTDGRVDAPAQTTSDADMHAVSDADVRDPFVTPVAMEDDLVEHFPGDRGTLDPEVRRVLAQVLQKRFLSAEGNRAEWALLLEHQQIIESRLHDVYLRLVVDPGRGLAYKQQVRSDEFEVPILLKDLPYNRTETLVLVHLRTVFQRETAAGESAPRIDIEDVEQTVLSYLTDADGSTARQQRAIRAALDRLDREGVVDEETTGRYRISSLVEVVLSAEKLAELRAWLRAQQTQPQQAQPQQAPQPQNVQPEAAL; this is encoded by the coding sequence ATGACTGACACGACGACCGTTTCCGACACCGACGGGCGCGTCGACGCGCCCGCGCAGACGACGTCGGATGCTGACATGCACGCCGTATCGGATGCTGACGTACGCGATCCGTTCGTCACCCCCGTCGCGATGGAGGATGACCTCGTCGAGCACTTCCCGGGGGATCGCGGCACGCTCGATCCCGAGGTGCGCCGGGTGTTGGCGCAGGTGCTGCAGAAGCGGTTTCTGAGTGCTGAGGGCAACCGTGCCGAGTGGGCGCTGCTGCTCGAGCACCAGCAGATCATCGAGTCGCGCCTGCACGACGTCTACCTGCGTCTCGTGGTTGATCCTGGTCGCGGATTGGCCTACAAGCAGCAGGTGCGCTCCGACGAGTTCGAGGTGCCGATTCTGCTGAAGGACCTGCCGTACAACCGCACCGAGACACTGGTGCTGGTGCACCTGCGCACGGTCTTCCAGCGTGAGACGGCTGCGGGGGAGTCCGCACCGCGTATCGACATCGAAGACGTCGAGCAGACCGTGCTGAGCTATCTCACCGACGCCGACGGCAGCACGGCGCGGCAGCAGCGGGCGATCCGCGCGGCGCTTGACCGGCTCGACCGCGAGGGCGTCGTCGACGAGGAGACCACCGGACGCTACCGGATCAGCTCGCTCGTCGAGGTCGTGCTCAGCGCCGAGAAGCTCGCCGAGTTGCGCGCCTGGCTGCGCGCCCAGCAGACCCAGCCCCAGCAGGCCCAGCCCCAGCAGGCCCCCCAGCCCCAGAACGTGCAGCCGGAGGCCGCCCTGTGA